The Phaeocystidibacter marisrubri DNA segment AGTGGAAACTTCCTCTACTCCCATTGAGATTGAAATGGCTATGCCTCCCAACACAAGCGCAAACACGATGGAGTACATGTGGTGTATGCTCTTATACTTGGGACTTACATTTTGAATGTGCACTTCCTCTACTTTGGGAAGTGAATCTATGGCAATACTGATATTGCTAAAAGTGGCACTATCTACCACTTGCTTAGGTGTCGCTGAGTCCGAGTTCATCTCTTAAGTCTGGATTGATGAAAAGGTAGGAAAACACTTCTAATTGACGTTGGTCAAAAAGCTGCAATCCATCAGTTTCAAATGGAAAATGTTGAACCTGGTCCAATTGGCGAATAACAAAGCGCTTCATCCTCTGTTCCCAGAGCACCACGCCCTTGTTGTACTCACCATCTGGATCAATCTTAAATTTGATGATGTCCCATTCATAAACAGGTGTTCTGTTCTTGTCAAAATAGCCCGTCCATTCATCAATTTGTTCATAGCTAATCTCTCTACCTGTCCACCAGAAAGCATCCTTCGAAAAGAAGTAGCTGCTGGAACCAATTCGACGCATGTAGCCCACAACCTGATGGTCGCGTCGAAGTCGAAATCGTTTTTCTTCGGGGAGATTCATACCCTGAAAACTACTAAATCAATGGCTTTGTTCGGCGAGCATCCTTTTAACGGCAGAATGTACCTTTTCTGATGAAAGTGTCTCCATGCAGGCCCAATCTCCTCGATGACACGGAACATTGCCGAATACGGAACAGGGTCGGCATGAAAGCTCGTTGGCACTTATTTGTACCGCATTCTCCACTGATTGCCCATAGCCCAAAAACCCCGCATCGGGATGGGTAGCCCCCCAAATGGATACTACGGGAATATGCGCGAGAGACGCCAAATGCATATTGGCTGAATCCATCGATATCATCAACTTCAGGTTCTGCATGGATTCGATGTCGTTGGCTATTCCTGTACCGTGATGAATGTGAATATGTGGAAGATCTCCAGCAAGTTCACGAAGTGCATCGCCTTCATTGGGGCCTCCATACAGCATCACTTTTTCACCTTCCGCGCTCAGGGTTTCTAAAAGCTCGCGTGCATGATGCAAAGGCCATGCTTTTCCCCTGTGTTGTGCAAAAGGTGCGAAGCCAATTCCACTCCGGTCTTCTTTGGGGTGAAGGGTATGAGGAAGCTCAACCGTGAGGCCGAGTTTGCGAAAAACGTCCGCATACCTTTCGGTCATTGGACGAAGGGCACCGCGAACTTTATTCTCCTTCTGGGTAAGTTTCTTTTTTTCCGCGCGACCTTTATCCATGGTCGCCAATTTCACCTTGCTTCCATTCAAAAAGAAAGAGATGGTTCGTGACCGGAGGACAAAGTGCAAATCGGCAATCGCGTCGTACTTGCCAACTTTTTTCAGTTTGACTGCCAATTTCCGCAATCCCCAGAATCCGGTAAACTGCTTATCTACATCGGCACCAATGGCACGCAGGCGATCGTGATTGGGAAGCATCTTGGCCATGAAAGGCCTTGTGAGAAAGTCGATGTGAACATCCGGGTTCTGTTCTAGCACTTGAAGAATAACAGGGACCGTCATGGCCACATCCCCTAAGGCTGAAAATCGGATGACGAGAATCCTCACTTCGATTGCTTATATAGAACAGGGTTCAAGGCCGGATCGTTGTACATCTTCATTTGGCGATACACCTTCATGTACTTCTTCCCTGCTGCAAAATCCTCCAAAAGCTCTTCAATAGCCGTGGAGAGATCCGTATGCTGCTCTTCAAGAACAGCGAGTTTTGCAGACACTTTTGCATGATGCTCTGGAGAAACGTCGGTGCGTTCTACCTCTTCACGCATGTGATAAATCTTCAAGGCGAGGATGGAGAAACGGTCAATGGCCCAAGCTGGACTTTCCGTGTTGATTTTCGCATCGTCTGCTACCTCTACATCGGCGTATTTCTCGCGGAACCATGTGTCAATTTCTTCCACCATATCCGTGCGATCTTGATTGGAAGCATCAATTCTACGCTTCAATGCGAGAGCCGAAACAGGATCGATTTGAGGATCGCGAATGATGTCTTCAAAGTGCCATTGCACAGTATCAATCCAGTTCTTGTGATATAGCGTAGCCTCAATGGTTCCCTCTTCGTGTGGATTGTTCATCGGTTGATCTACGTTATCGTGAACGTGGTAATCGGCAATACTGCGGTTGAAAATCTCCCAACACTTTTCTGTAAAAGACGCGCTCATAATCCTGTTTTAGCGATTGGGGCAAAGGTAGGGAAAGGAATTGTGTTGAGGGATGGTTAACCAGAGCTAGTCCAAAATACGTGCATTGACAAACAACGCCATATTGTACTTCTTCTCTTCGTCTCCACGATTCATCAACATCTCCCAGCATTGAGGAATCAACTTCTCTGTTCCGTTGTACGTCCTACACGGATCTCCCGATTCCGAAAGTGTACAGGCCATATCGTGCAACTCCACTTCGTCATTGTCCTCTTGGGGTACCCATCCCGGTTCGGGAATCCATTCCATGGCAATTAATACATCCTGTGAAACAAGTACCTCTTGCGGTAGTTTGACCTTTTGCCAACACCTTCTGCATTCCACTTGATTGACCAAGGAAGAGTCGATAATATCATTCATCTGAATGATGGTATCGCCGTCAAATTGGACTGAAAAGATTCGAATCCGGTAATAGCTGTGTCTTTTAGTCCGTCGCGAAACGTAAAAATTAACATCGAATAGAACGGTAGGCTTATCAATGGAGATGAGCAATCCAGATTTAAACGACATTACAAACGACTTTCCAACCCGAAAGGCGAACTCATCCTCTTCACTGGGGTTTCCAAGAATGGTATCGGGGCCCTCTTCTCCTGCGTAAATGAAAACCTCCTTGATCATGGTTTTACTTGGAACAAGAAGTATCGTATCCTTTTCAAACCGGAAAACAGTATCCACATATCCTAGAGCATGAACGCTCAATTTCACATTCTCTATGGGAAAGTCGGCTCTACCATTCCAATCGGTCAACACCCAATAACCAGTGCTATCATACACTTCGGCAAGTGGAATAGGACTCTGGTCTTCAGCATCCATTACATACAAGGGATGTTGTCCAAATAAACAAGGAGACAACAGTGTAATGAGAACGAGGAGTAGGATTTTCATGGAGAGAGGGGTTTTCATCGAAGCTAATAAAAAAGGCCGGCGCAAAGCCGACCTTCATTTATCTTACTTCTGAGCTTCGTATAACCTTACCCCTTCATCAACCCAATCATTAAATTTTTGAATATCCGGATCAAATGCAGCCCATCCATTTAGAGGAGTCAACTCAGTATGATTGACAATCACATAATACGGCTGTGAATTAGACCCAAAGTTTGAAGCTTGAAAATCACTCCATTTCTCACCTACTTGGTCAACCGTTTTACCTGAATAATCAGAGACATACACATCACTTTCAGGCAAATCCTTTCGTTCGTCTACATATAGAGAAATGACTACAACCTTATTATTAAGACGTTCTATTACGGATTCATCTGACCATACCTGCTCTTCCATCTTTCTACAGTTCACACATCCGTGCCCCGTAAAATCGAACATTATAGGCAAGTCCTTATCCTTCGCATACTGAAGGCCCTCTTCATAGTCATTAAAACAATTAATACCTGGAGGGCAGTGATCTCCCCAATCATAGTCGGCATCTTTGGCAGTAACCACTCCGCCTCCGGTGTAGGCTCCGCCTGGACTTTCAGAATAGTATTGAGGAGGAGGGAACCCAGCAATAAGCTTAACAGGAGCTCCCCAAACACCTGGAAGCATATAAAATCCAAAAATGAAGAATGTAACGGCAATGAGCATTCGACTTACTCCAATTCTATCTACTGGACTATCATGAGGCATTCGGAACATCCCAAGAAGATATAATGCGATAACGAATGAAATACCAACCCAAATCGCAATAAACAACTCTCTTTCAAGCCAGTGAAGCTGAAGAACCAAATCCGCAGTAGAGAAGAATTTCATGGCAAATGCCAACTCCAAAAATCCTAGAGTCACCTTAACCGTGTTCAACCATCCACCTGATTTTGGTAGTGAATTCATCCAACCTGGGAATGCAGCAAACAACATAAATGGCAGCGCCAATGCGAGCGAGAATCCAAACATTCCCATAACTGGCCCAAGAAACTCTCCTTTACTGGAAGCATCCACTAGAAGTGTTCCGATAATCGGGCCTGTACAGCTAAAACTCACTAGTGCGAGAGTAAACGCCATAAAAAAGACTCCAATTAGCCCACCTCTATTTGAGGCATTCTCGGCCTTGTTCACCCAACTCGAAGGGAGTGTGATTTCAAATGCTCCGAAGAAACTAATAGCAAACACAACAAAAAGACCAAAGAAGGCAAAGTTCACATATGGATTCGTCGCCATAGCGTTCAAGGCGTCAGAACCAAAAATGAGTGTAATACTCATTCCAAGAACTACATAAATCCCAATAATTGAAATTCCATAAATAATGGCCTTTCTAATTCCTTCTGATTTCGTTTTGCTCTGCTTCGTAAAGAAACTGACAGTTAATGGAATCATTGGAAAGATACATGGCATGAACAAAGCCAATAATCCGCCACCAAACCCAGCAACAAAAATGAGCCAAATAGACATGCTCGGTTCCACTTTAACTGGAGCTGCGACTACCTCAGCCATTGCTTCTGCCTCTGGACTATTCTCCTCCGTAACCTCCGCGTCTGAAGCTCCACTTTCATCGGTAGATTCTTCAACCTCATCCACCACAGGGTTATCGTTATCAGGTTCGGTGGTTGCCTTGTCCTCTACTTGAGGCATGGCAGCGGTAACCTTCGACTTTCTTACATCAAACTCAAAATCTACCTGCTCGGGTGGAAGACACATCTCATCGTTGCATACCATGAAGTATACATTTCCTTTGATGATAACATCTTCTGAAATTTCTACCGTCTGAACGAACTTAACGCCATCTCCGTGATAGCGCACTTGCATGTCAAAGTTCGGATCGAATTCTTCGATAGGTGTTGGTTCCTTTATGGAACCGATCTTGGTGAATTTTGGACTCTCTTCAATAATAAACTCGGTTGGTATAGGACCTCCCTCATCGAGTTCCAACGCATAAATATGCCAGTGATCTTCAATCACGGCAACCATGCATAAATCTACCTTCCCATCTTTTCTGTACTCAACGCTAGTCTTCCAATCTACTGGATCATAGATCTGTGCGGAGGAAAACAAGGTTGTTACAAGGATGAAAAGTGCTGTCAGTGTGTAAGCGAATTTCTTCATAGCAATTTCTCATTGAGCTCGGCAAGGTAAACCATTTTCGTATTATCGTCCACTTTGAAACGGTCGTCTGGACGGAATCCCACCACCCATACAATGGATTCACCCGAGCACAGCACATAAACGTGATCTTTCTCGTGAATGGGAACCTTTTCGTCGGTTAGATAGTCGGATATTTTCTTTATTCCTTTCATTCCGAAAGGCTGAAATCTATCCCCACTTCTCCACCTCCTTAGCGTGAGTGGAAATTGAAGCTTGTCGGCATCCACACAAAGCACTTCGCGAACCTTTGGAATCTCTCCCAATGCTTCTATAGTGATGACATCCGTGAGAAGAGAAATGGGCTTCTTCAAAACCTGACTTCCCCTTTGCAATTTGAAGGCTTTATCTTCGGGTTCTTGTGGTTTATGGACGATCAAATGCTCTCTATCCACAATCAGTTCAAAGCGATCATTGGTAAAGCGCTTCCCCGGTTGTCCGTTTAGCGCTTGGAGTATTCCCACTTTATCAAACTGTCCGTAAGGCGATAAAATATAGTGAAGTAACAATCCCGCGTGTGGGTTGTTCTGCAATGCGGCTTTATCAATTCTGAGCTGAACACCATCCCACCAAACGATGTCTTCAACGGCTTCGGACAACTTCTCATCGAGGAAATCGGTGGCTTCTTGCAAGAGTTCTATAGTCTTGTACGCACCTTCTAGTCCGCGATCTGTAACGTCTTGCAACGCGGGTATCACATTGAGTCGGACTCTATTTCTGGCATATCCCGTTGAGCGATTCGAGGCGTCTTCTCGCCATGGAACAGATTTCTCCTTGGCATAAGCATACAGCTCTTCTTTGCAAACCTGCAGTAAGGGACGAATGATGTTCTCTCGTCTTTCTCTAAGCGAGGTGAGGCCTTGTATTCCAGAGCCGCGCAAGAAGTTCAGAACGGTGGTTTCCAGTTTGTCCTGCTTGTGATGAGCTGTGGCAATCCAACGCATTCCCCACTCTTTACAAACTTCGTTGAGGTCTTTGTACCGCTGAGAGCGCGCCCGAACTTGGATGGATTTGCGCTTTCCCTCTCCGAGTTTATAATGTCCTGCTTTGAAGGACACGCCCATTCCTACAGCCCATTTATCAACTAGATTTTCGTCGGCATCAGCCTCCTCTCCTCGAAGCCCCGCATTCATATGGTAGATTCCCATGCGGTAGCCCAATACATACAATACATTGGCCAACACCATGCTGTCCACTCCTCCACTACATCCTACAACAATTCCATCTTCTGGCTTAACGCCTTGTTCATCTAGGAATCCTTGAACAACCTCATGTAAATCCATACCCCAAAAATAGCGTTAAGCGGTGGGCTTTCCCACCGGATTAGCCAAGACTTCACGGAGAGCGGAGAGCTTTAACAAACACTCTTCCCATTCTGTCTCCGGCTGGGCGGAAATAGTGAGTGCACTTCCTACGGAAACACTTAAA contains these protein-coding regions:
- a CDS encoding DUF4254 domain-containing protein produces the protein MSASFTEKCWEIFNRSIADYHVHDNVDQPMNNPHEEGTIEATLYHKNWIDTVQWHFEDIIRDPQIDPVSALALKRRIDASNQDRTDMVEEIDTWFREKYADVEVADDAKINTESPAWAIDRFSILALKIYHMREEVERTDVSPEHHAKVSAKLAVLEEQHTDLSTAIEELLEDFAAGKKYMKVYRQMKMYNDPALNPVLYKQSK
- a CDS encoding glycosyltransferase family 9 protein, which gives rise to MRILVIRFSALGDVAMTVPVILQVLEQNPDVHIDFLTRPFMAKMLPNHDRLRAIGADVDKQFTGFWGLRKLAVKLKKVGKYDAIADLHFVLRSRTISFFLNGSKVKLATMDKGRAEKKKLTQKENKVRGALRPMTERYADVFRKLGLTVELPHTLHPKEDRSGIGFAPFAQHRGKAWPLHHARELLETLSAEGEKVMLYGGPNEGDALRELAGDLPHIHIHHGTGIANDIESMQNLKLMISMDSANMHLASLAHIPVVSIWGATHPDAGFLGYGQSVENAVQISANELSCRPCSVFGNVPCHRGDWACMETLSSEKVHSAVKRMLAEQSH
- a CDS encoding protein-disulfide reductase DsbD family protein codes for the protein MKKFAYTLTALFILVTTLFSSAQIYDPVDWKTSVEYRKDGKVDLCMVAVIEDHWHIYALELDEGGPIPTEFIIEESPKFTKIGSIKEPTPIEEFDPNFDMQVRYHGDGVKFVQTVEISEDVIIKGNVYFMVCNDEMCLPPEQVDFEFDVRKSKVTAAMPQVEDKATTEPDNDNPVVDEVEESTDESGASDAEVTEENSPEAEAMAEVVAAPVKVEPSMSIWLIFVAGFGGGLLALFMPCIFPMIPLTVSFFTKQSKTKSEGIRKAIIYGISIIGIYVVLGMSITLIFGSDALNAMATNPYVNFAFFGLFVVFAISFFGAFEITLPSSWVNKAENASNRGGLIGVFFMAFTLALVSFSCTGPIIGTLLVDASSKGEFLGPVMGMFGFSLALALPFMLFAAFPGWMNSLPKSGGWLNTVKVTLGFLELAFAMKFFSTADLVLQLHWLERELFIAIWVGISFVIALYLLGMFRMPHDSPVDRIGVSRMLIAVTFFIFGFYMLPGVWGAPVKLIAGFPPPQYYSESPGGAYTGGGVVTAKDADYDWGDHCPPGINCFNDYEEGLQYAKDKDLPIMFDFTGHGCVNCRKMEEQVWSDESVIERLNNKVVVISLYVDERKDLPESDVYVSDYSGKTVDQVGEKWSDFQASNFGSNSQPYYVIVNHTELTPLNGWAAFDPDIQKFNDWVDEGVRLYEAQK
- the tilS gene encoding tRNA lysidine(34) synthetase TilS, with the translated sequence MDLHEVVQGFLDEQGVKPEDGIVVGCSGGVDSMVLANVLYVLGYRMGIYHMNAGLRGEEADADENLVDKWAVGMGVSFKAGHYKLGEGKRKSIQVRARSQRYKDLNEVCKEWGMRWIATAHHKQDKLETTVLNFLRGSGIQGLTSLRERRENIIRPLLQVCKEELYAYAKEKSVPWREDASNRSTGYARNRVRLNVIPALQDVTDRGLEGAYKTIELLQEATDFLDEKLSEAVEDIVWWDGVQLRIDKAALQNNPHAGLLLHYILSPYGQFDKVGILQALNGQPGKRFTNDRFELIVDREHLIVHKPQEPEDKAFKLQRGSQVLKKPISLLTDVITIEALGEIPKVREVLCVDADKLQFPLTLRRWRSGDRFQPFGMKGIKKISDYLTDEKVPIHEKDHVYVLCSGESIVWVVGFRPDDRFKVDDNTKMVYLAELNEKLL